The Salana multivorans genome window below encodes:
- a CDS encoding heparan-alpha-glucosaminide N-acetyltransferase domain-containing protein, producing the protein MTTPPPPPPAAGPVFPAGTPVAPVAAGRPGQLVPPPPGPVTPGPAIPAAGVAPTPVPAPARGAAPAAAKVRISGVDVARAVAIIGMLVAHLGTGHHASGGGWGEQWMWIFDGRSSALFATLAGVSIALMSRRARGLGPVPPLAPGPLPPQRVAWRSVRVKIAVRAAILLPIGIALQALGTPVVIILPTYAVLFFMALPVLRLSTRWLVAIIAAAVTIGPLVVLGLREATTGTVQPSLVQFGFGIGELVWGYYPALVWIGYLLAGLVMGRGNLASPRYAATLLGLGTALAAVGYGLGVLLQGVWANSAYAPDYLFWPDVLVSTEPHAGSTFEVVGNLGVAVAVTGLCLLLTTPRIGATLLWPLATAGAMSLTIYAGQIVVIAILGPMAVFYPESNVPLLALALGSIVFACVWRPLLGQGPLERLLKLASDAAARRTELRAQLPPPPGWVR; encoded by the coding sequence GTGACGACACCTCCCCCGCCGCCGCCAGCCGCAGGTCCCGTGTTCCCCGCGGGCACCCCCGTCGCGCCGGTCGCGGCTGGCCGGCCGGGTCAGCTCGTCCCGCCCCCGCCGGGCCCCGTCACGCCGGGGCCGGCGATCCCGGCCGCCGGTGTCGCCCCGACGCCCGTGCCCGCCCCGGCGCGCGGCGCAGCTCCCGCGGCGGCGAAGGTCCGGATCAGCGGCGTCGACGTGGCGCGCGCGGTCGCCATCATCGGCATGCTCGTCGCGCACCTCGGCACGGGTCACCACGCGTCCGGCGGCGGCTGGGGCGAGCAGTGGATGTGGATCTTCGACGGCCGCTCCTCCGCGCTGTTCGCGACGCTCGCGGGTGTCTCCATCGCGCTCATGTCGCGTCGCGCCCGCGGCCTCGGCCCCGTGCCCCCGCTCGCCCCCGGCCCCCTGCCGCCGCAGCGCGTCGCCTGGCGCAGCGTCCGGGTCAAGATCGCCGTGCGCGCCGCGATCCTGCTGCCCATCGGCATCGCGCTGCAGGCGCTCGGCACGCCGGTCGTCATCATCCTGCCGACCTACGCCGTCCTGTTCTTCATGGCGCTGCCGGTGCTGCGACTCTCCACACGCTGGCTGGTCGCGATCATCGCCGCCGCCGTGACGATCGGCCCGCTCGTCGTCCTCGGACTCCGCGAGGCGACCACCGGTACCGTCCAGCCGTCGCTGGTGCAGTTCGGCTTCGGCATCGGCGAGCTCGTCTGGGGCTACTACCCCGCGCTCGTCTGGATCGGCTACCTCCTGGCCGGCCTCGTCATGGGGCGCGGCAACCTCGCGTCGCCGCGCTACGCCGCGACGCTGCTCGGGCTCGGCACCGCGCTGGCCGCGGTCGGGTACGGCCTCGGCGTCCTCCTCCAGGGCGTCTGGGCGAACTCCGCGTACGCGCCGGACTACCTGTTCTGGCCCGACGTCCTCGTCTCGACCGAGCCGCACGCCGGCTCCACGTTCGAGGTCGTCGGGAACCTCGGCGTCGCGGTCGCCGTCACCGGTCTGTGCCTCCTGCTCACCACGCCCCGCATCGGCGCGACGCTCCTGTGGCCGCTGGCGACGGCCGGCGCGATGTCACTCACGATCTACGCCGGCCAGATCGTCGTCATCGCGATCCTCGGCCCGATGGCGGTGTTCTACCCCGAGAGCAACGTGCCGCTCCTCGCGCTCGCGCTGGGGTCGATCGTCTTCGCCTGCGTGTGGCGCCCGCTGCTCGGCCAGGGGCCGCTCGAACGCCTCCTCAAGCTGGCGTCGGACGCGGCCGCGCGACGGACCGAGCTGCGCGCCCAGCTCCCCCCGCCGCCCGGCTGGGTCCGGTGA
- a CDS encoding AAA family ATPase, whose protein sequence is MTGQELVILRGYPGSGKTTWATEWVAEDPEGRARLSRDDLRDAFYDRRSGLSSSQEGAITKAHRAAVKALLAGGKSVAVDDTNLRLRTAREWVDLAISGGASWRVVNVETPVGECHERNVARALHGEAAVPGGVINSFAQRYPMPWPEVKPSERKRASDPMPYTREDGAGLPLAIIVDIDGTLAHMNGRGPYDLDRVHEDTVDPVVDMLIEKMWLDEVSVIFLSGREDSCAAVTNSWLADAGWDSRETEGVVGPLMRKTGDRRPDFEVKYDLFNEHVRGRYDVIFALDDRNQVVRLWRDMGIKCLQVQDGDF, encoded by the coding sequence GTGACCGGTCAGGAGCTCGTGATCTTGCGGGGCTACCCCGGCAGCGGCAAGACGACATGGGCGACCGAGTGGGTCGCCGAGGACCCGGAGGGTCGTGCGCGCCTGTCGCGAGATGATCTTCGCGACGCCTTCTATGACCGGCGTTCAGGCCTCTCGTCCTCGCAGGAGGGCGCGATCACCAAGGCGCATCGCGCCGCGGTGAAGGCTCTTCTCGCGGGCGGCAAGAGCGTCGCCGTCGACGACACCAACCTCCGCCTCCGGACGGCCCGTGAGTGGGTCGACCTCGCCATCTCCGGGGGAGCCTCCTGGCGCGTCGTGAACGTCGAGACGCCCGTCGGGGAGTGTCACGAGCGAAACGTCGCCCGAGCTCTGCATGGCGAGGCGGCGGTTCCTGGGGGAGTCATCAACAGCTTCGCCCAGCGCTACCCGATGCCGTGGCCCGAGGTGAAGCCGAGCGAGCGCAAGAGGGCGAGCGACCCGATGCCCTACACGCGCGAGGACGGAGCCGGCTTGCCGCTCGCGATCATCGTCGACATCGACGGCACCCTGGCCCACATGAACGGGCGAGGGCCCTACGACCTTGATCGCGTCCATGAGGACACCGTCGATCCGGTGGTCGACATGCTGATCGAGAAGATGTGGCTCGACGAGGTCTCCGTCATCTTCCTGAGCGGTCGCGAGGACTCCTGCGCTGCCGTGACCAACTCGTGGCTCGCCGACGCCGGCTGGGACTCGCGCGAGACGGAGGGCGTGGTGGGTCCGCTCATGCGCAAGACCGGCGACCGTCGTCCCGACTTCGAGGTGAAGTACGACCTGTTCAACGAGCACGTGCGCGGTCGTTACGACGTCATCTTCGCGCTCGACGACCGGAATCAGGTGGTTCGCCTCTGGCGTGACATGGGCATCAAGTGCCTCCAGGTTCAGGACGGCGACTTCTGA
- a CDS encoding SPFH domain-containing protein — translation MFIVAIILAVIALIATAVFFIVKPRGNNYDFPTKRAAGIAAAVALVGSLLFVGFSTIYSQSVGQASVLVNAGGTVAGQNSEPGFATKAPWQTRSEWDLFSQSVTYAGDDKGAPSYTGGQVSGQQVTASVSGGAQSNFDFSAVYSLDGDHVEELYESYRSQERFTKQVIEPTILAVVRDVPSAYSPVQFRGEKRGEAQDTMLERLNSRLSQYGVTVSLVNLQNITFSDDVEASIKSVEVAQQKEAEAEANLRATEVSAQAQVVEAEAQAEANRVLTESLTPELLRLREIEAYGSGTVFVVPEGSTPFVQVAP, via the coding sequence GTGTTCATCGTTGCCATCATCCTTGCCGTCATCGCGCTCATCGCGACGGCCGTGTTCTTCATCGTCAAGCCCAGGGGGAACAACTACGACTTCCCGACGAAGCGGGCGGCCGGCATTGCCGCCGCTGTCGCGCTCGTGGGATCGCTCCTGTTCGTCGGGTTCAGCACCATCTACTCGCAGTCGGTTGGTCAGGCGTCGGTCCTCGTGAACGCTGGTGGGACCGTCGCCGGCCAGAACAGCGAGCCCGGCTTCGCAACCAAGGCGCCCTGGCAGACCCGCAGCGAGTGGGATCTGTTCTCCCAGTCCGTGACCTACGCCGGCGACGACAAGGGTGCGCCGTCCTACACGGGTGGGCAGGTCTCGGGCCAGCAGGTCACCGCCAGCGTCTCTGGCGGCGCCCAGAGCAACTTCGACTTCTCCGCCGTCTATTCGCTCGACGGGGACCACGTCGAGGAGCTCTACGAGTCCTACCGCTCGCAGGAGCGCTTCACGAAGCAGGTCATCGAGCCGACCATCCTCGCCGTCGTGCGCGACGTCCCCTCCGCGTACTCGCCGGTCCAGTTCCGGGGCGAGAAGCGCGGCGAGGCCCAGGACACCATGCTGGAGCGGCTCAACAGCCGGCTGTCGCAGTACGGCGTGACCGTCTCCCTGGTGAACCTCCAGAACATCACCTTCTCCGACGACGTCGAGGCGTCGATCAAGAGCGTCGAGGTCGCCCAGCAGAAGGAGGCCGAGGCTGAGGCCAACCTCCGCGCGACCGAGGTGTCCGCCCAGGCTCAGGTGGTCGAGGCCGAGGCGCAGGCCGAGGCCAACCGCGTTCTGACCGAGTCGCTCACCCCCGAGCTGCTCCGACTTCGCGAGATCGAAGCGTACGGGTCGGGCACGGTGTTCGTGGTGCCGGAGGGCTCGACTCCGTTCGTCCAGGTCGCGCCGTGA
- a CDS encoding 3-methyladenine DNA glycosylase has translation MSPTLTLLPRGAWTARAEAHARRADALTAGHRERRAAGSSHAVEDFLYTYYPLRPAVLRRWSPGAGVALADAAGSPVASARWFTTEGDAVRLDGRAYLADRGGAVRHHATLLAAVADRPPVFSCFGLHEWAIVYREPAGAHRHALPLRLGEAGTDAVVERHQITCSHYDAFRFFTPEATGRNELRPTRELQVELDQPGCLHVGMDLVIRLGCTWHAEGPQPRV, from the coding sequence GTGAGCCCGACCCTGACGCTGCTGCCCCGCGGCGCCTGGACGGCCCGGGCCGAGGCGCACGCCCGCCGGGCCGACGCACTCACGGCCGGGCACCGCGAGCGCCGCGCCGCCGGCTCCTCGCACGCCGTCGAGGACTTCCTCTACACGTACTACCCGCTGCGGCCCGCGGTCCTGCGGCGCTGGTCCCCCGGGGCCGGCGTCGCGCTCGCCGACGCCGCGGGCTCACCGGTCGCGTCGGCCCGCTGGTTCACGACGGAGGGCGACGCGGTGCGCCTCGACGGCCGGGCCTACCTGGCGGACCGGGGAGGCGCGGTGCGCCACCACGCGACGCTGCTGGCGGCCGTCGCCGACCGGCCGCCGGTCTTCTCGTGCTTCGGGCTGCACGAGTGGGCGATTGTCTACCGCGAGCCGGCCGGCGCGCACCGGCACGCGCTCCCCCTGCGGCTCGGCGAGGCAGGGACCGACGCCGTCGTCGAGCGGCACCAGATCACGTGCTCGCACTACGACGCGTTCCGGTTCTTCACGCCCGAGGCGACGGGCCGCAACGAGCTGCGGCCCACGCGCGAGCTCCAGGTCGAGCTGGACCAGCCCGGCTGCCTCCACGTCGGGATGGACCTGGTCATCCGCCTAGGATGCACCTGGCACGCCGAAGGGCCCCAGCCTAGGGTGTGA